The genomic segment CCAGTGTACCCACCATCTGAAGTTGCCAAGTTCcaagcgccgcgtcgccggcggcggcgggtttcATTTTTCCGGGGTGACCCTCGAGTCGGTTgtgtggcggcggcgtggcgctTGGGAACATATTCGACTGCCAACTTCAGATGGTGGGATGGAAGCTTCAACTACAGTGAGTGTGTTGGGACGTACTGCAGTTAAAGTTGTATTGGTCGTTCCCACCATCTGAAGTTGGCCGAGTTCcaagcgccgcgtcgccgtcgaaggcgGGTGGATGTCGGATCTGCCGATCCTACAAGTAGTCTGATTTCGGGAGGACACGTCACTCGCACTTTTTTGTCATCAATACTCAACTCAGCCTACTCGCCTCCCACTTCGCATAGcgcccgcgtgcgcgggaTCGGTCGGCGCCATGGGGGTCACGAGCCAGCTGAAGGCTCGGCTGGGCGAGGAGCGATACAGGCTCCTGCAGGTGCGCGCGATCCTCCCGCGGCCGACGTCACATCCCCGACGAATCTTACGACTCGCGCATCTCGCAAACCACCGACGGGAAAAACCGACGACTCAACCCCTCCGCACCCCTTTCCCTAAACGCAGTCCGTCAGCGTGGAGTATCAGCGGGGCACGacgccggtggacgcgtactacgacgtcgcgctgaccatcctcgacggcgacgccgggtccctGCTCGCACTGGCGGGCAAGCTCCCGGACGAGGCGAAAAAAACAGAGCTGCTCGCGTTCCACGAGCGGCGAACACGAGAGGcggcagcagcggcggcagcagcACAAGCACAAGCAGCCGCAGaagcccgagccgccgcgctcgcggccgaggcggagtccaccgcgcgacgcctggaccgcgtcgcgagcctcCGCCCGCTGGCGCCCATCCATCGCGTCGACTCCAACGCGTCCATCGCATCTTCCGATCGGTCCGCGAAAACCGACGACGAACACATCGACcaactcgccgacgccgccgacgccgccgacgcgtcttCAAACGACGTCATGCGCGAGCTgttcgccgacgaggacgacgaggactgCTGCCCCGTCTgcctcgacgctcgcgtcacCGTGCAGTGCGTCCCGTGCTCGCACGCGCTGTGCGGCGGGTGCCTCGAGCTGTGGCGGCTGACGAATGCCTCCTTCTACGCCGTCGCTAAAAACggagcctcggcgacggcgacgacgtgtccGATGtgccgcgcgccgatcgcggggttcaccgcgcgcgtcgcgtccgccgcgacggggaggaagaagagggacgcggggggtgccgatgggggtgccgaggggggtgccgtcggggctggcgccgtcgtcgcgaggaggaaggagtcccggggcgctcgcgctcgacgcaaggcgcgggagagagccgagtccgacgcgggcggcggcgacgacggattCGGACCGGCGGATTACCGCGCGTACGGGGACTCGTGGTCGTCCCAAGAACACTCTGGAAGGACTCCAGAAGGCTTCCGGAGCGCTTCCGGTTGCGAACGAATCGacgccgaccccgacgccgactcgCCCATCGTGGTTTGGTTCAGGCAGGACCTGAGGGTGCGCGATAATCCCGCGcttcacgcggcggcgagaaccgggcgtcccgtcgtcgcgtgctTCGTGTGGTGTCCtaaggaggagggcgggtgGCCGATGggtggcgcgacgcggtACTGGCTTCACCACGCGCTTGGTTCGCTCCAGGCGTCGTTACGAGCCAGGTACGGCGGAGACCTCGTCGTCAGGGACGCCACCGGAAACGGAAACGTGACTGGAAACGTTACCAGAAACGCCggcgggacgtcgtcgccttcgtcgtcgtcgtcgtcttcttcttctttcgacgagctcgccgccgtcgtccgcgagtgCGGCGCCAAGGACGTGTACTGCAACCGCGTGTACGAGCCGTGGAAAATCGCGCGAGACCGCGAATGCGAACGAAAATTCTCCGCCGAGCTGAACGTCCGATTCCGTTCGTTCAACGCCGGCGTGCTGTACGAACCGTGGGAcgcgcgacccgacgccacggacgacgcgtgctGGAACAGCGGCTACGGCAGCGTGCGCTTCTTCCTCCGCGGGTGCGCGAGACTgggcgagccgccgccgccgttgccgccgccgccgacgatgcgaGTTCGGTTACCGGCGGATAAACGCGCTcgatccgtcggcgtcgacgcgttgcgCCTGGCGCGAATGCCGAGAAATGCCGGGAAAGGAGGGGGAACGAACGTCGGGATCATCGactgggcggcggggattcgcgacgcgtggacgttcggcgaggacggcgccgcggcgagccttcGCGAGTTTTTACTCGACGGACTCGAGCGATTCGACGCAAAAACGGCTCGGGAGTACACGGAGCACGGCGGGGTTCAATCGAACCCGGGTAACGGTCAGAGTAACGGTCAGAGTAACGCTCCCAAGGCGAGCACCGAGCGGttccgcgcggacgtccggaccaccgcgcgcatctccCCGTACGTGCGACACGGCGAGCTGAGCGTTCGGGAGGTGTACCACTCGGCGAAGGCGATTCAAGTCGGGAGTCGGAAATCGAGGGCGAGGTCAGCCGCCGTGTTCCTGCGGAGGTTGGCGTGGCGCGATCTCGCGTACTGGTCGCTGTGGCGTTTCCCGCGCCTGTgcgacgagccgcttcgGCCGCAGTACGCGACGCAGTGGTGGGCGCTGCCGTGGGATCcggtcggtcgcggcgactcCGTCCCGAGAGCCGTGGCGGTGCGTAAAAAGCGGTGGCACGCGGGTGCGTTCTTTTTTTTGTTttttcgtatgggcaatGAGACTGACGTGTACGTGTTTTGTTTACAGGGatggtcgcgtcgtcggacgacGCCCTGCGAGCTTGGCAGTTTGGACAGACGGGTTACccgctcgtggacgcggggaTGCGGGAGCTGTGGGCCACCGGGTACGTGCCCAACTACGTCaggcacgtcgtcgccggctttTTGATCGAGTACCTCAACGTGGACTGGCGCCACGGTCAGCTCTGGTTTCACGACAcactcgtcgacgcggacgtcgccatcCAGGGTTTCATGTGGCAGAACGGCGGCCACAGCGGGATGGACCAGTGGAACTTCGTCATGCATCCGGTGTACGCCGCCAAATCCGCGGACCCGGACGGTGAATACGTCCGCAGGTGGTGCCCCGAGCTCAGCGGTCTGCCGAGGGAATACGTGCACTGCCCGTGGGaagcgccggcgacgacgctggctgcggcgaacgtcgcgctGGGAAGGCACTATCCCAAACGAATCGTCCTGGACCTGGAGGACGCCAGGCGAAAGTCGTTAAAGGCGGTGGTCGACGTTCGAAGGGCGCACCCCGAGTACGTGCTCCCCGACGGGAACGAGGCGCTGCCGCTGCCGGAACCCGGACGAACGGCTCGTTGCATCACTCGGGTGGATTACAGGATGATGAGCGAGGAGGTGGTGACTCggcagacggcggcggcgccgtgggacGCGAGTaggcggcagcggcgggatccgatgtcgcgcgcgctcgacgacgccgcggcgctcagcgAGAGGATAGCGcgagacgcggcgagcgtcctGGGATGAACACGACGGAGCTCTAGCATTCATTAAGTCTAAAGCAGCGGCATTCATTAAGTCTAAAGGGTTGCCTCTCGGTCCACTGCACTCATTACGCAAGTTTATTACTGCGGGTGCgtgtcggcgtcctcgggtGTGATGGgcggttcgcgtcgtcgtcatcggccgtgccccccgccgctcggtGACGGCTTTTGGGGGCGGGCTTCACTCGCGCGACGTTTTCCGCCCCTCGAGTCGAGGCGCCCGGATGTTCGGTGCGTGATGTGCACCGACGCGCGCTTCGTGAaggcgcgcgttcgtcggtTAACCTGCGAGAGGCGAAGAAAAAAACGTGTCTCGTGAGTCCCGATGGGAGGCGGTGGGGCGCGCGAGAGTCGCGCACCTTCGCGTGTTAGTTCACGGTGCAGGAAGACGACGAACCTCGCGGGCAGGCGCAGCGGTCCTCCTTgggcacgccgcggagcgcctgCTCGATGTGCATGCCTCAGCCAGCCTGATGGGGAACGAAGACGAAGCGAGAGGGATGAGTGTCACGCGGTGACAAATACGCGCAGACGACGGGGAAAAACGTGGTCGAGTCCGGATGCGCGCGGGTCaggacgggggcgtcgggagggacgacggcgggtcTCACTCACCCAGGTGGGCTTGCCGCACTTGCCGCACTCGGTCCTGTAGCACATGTTCGGTCTCCGGCTCCTGCGAAGTCTCAGTGTGAAGAAGGGCTCCGCGCACCAACGCACCGAGGCTTCAACATCCCTGTCCTCGCCGATCGATCCGAGCTGCGGGCCGTTGCAACGGCTTTTCCGAGACCCCGCCTCTGACACGCACActtcggcgcgcgccgggggtCCGAGGGGAGGCCGCGGCgtatcggcgcggcgcttcgcgtccctcgcgcacgGAGCCGCGATGTCCTGGCGGGATGCCCTCaagaccgcggcgtcgccgctcgccgctcgcgaacgcccgccgtccgcctcggTCGTGGGCATCGGTCAACATCGACTCGACGGGACGgacgaggctcgcggcggggggctcgctccgacgcgcgagccggacccgcgcgacgcgcttaagaacgcgttcgcgccgacgcaACCCACGACCCTCGAGCTCTGCGTCAACGTCTACAACCTCCACCGCGACTTCACCGCCAGGGCGCCGTTGCTGATGTGCGCCCTGCTCGTCGAGGTGCCGCCACCGACGCTTCCGTACAAGATGCCGGCCGCGTGGAAGCGCGCGCCGGAGAGGCACCGGTcgtggcgcgtcgcgggcagCACCGAacccacccgcgcggcgtgcaaCGCGTCGTGCGTCCGCTTCGCCGTTCCCGTGGTCGTCGACAAGCTCATCGGCGGCCAGCGCACTTTGGAAAACAAAAAAGCCGTCATCGCCGTGTACCGCATCCCGGATGCAgacgaagccgacgacgcgcacatcgccgcggacgagaacTTACCGCTCGACCAACGGCCAAAACTCACCCCCGAGAGACTCGACGAGTTCGAGTacctcggcgaggccaaGTTGCGGTGCAACGAGCTGGTTCGCGCGGTGCACGACGCGCAGAAGCttcacgccgacgacgcggcgacggctcaAAAGAGAACGGAGCCGTCGACGTTGaacacccgcggcgaccgcgacttcccggcgcgaggcgagctGAGGAACGTCAAGCCACGCGCGTTGGTgagggacgacggcgtcgcgcgatcccCCGTGGGCAACGCGCGGGCGCAGTACGCGTTGGTAAAGTCGCCCCACCGGGACCCGTCGACGAACCCTCCCGTCCCGGGTGTACTCTCCGTTCGCGCTAAAAACCCCGAcaacgacgcgttcgacggcgccgcgatcgaggtGCTGGCGTGCACGCCCGTGCACTggcctcgcccgtcgcccgcggacgccggtcGGTACGTGGCGGACTTTGCGGTGCGATTCGAGCCCATCGCGCatccgagcgccgcggacttggAGCTCGTCTTTCTCCGGTTACTGCGGTGGGCCGGGGACGGGTACCAGCCCGTGTACGGAAGCTTGGTCACGTGCGCCGACATTCCGACGCCTCCGAAACTCGCCACCCCGGTTGACCGGGTAGGTACCGGCGCGACTCGCCGGTACGAGGTATCGATCCCGACGTTGCACGTCCCGGTCGCGTGCGTCAAGTCCGGGGgcgccaccgacgaggacgacgaaggcgggttcggcgacggcgacgtttTACCCGACGGATCCGTCTCGTGGCGAATCGAAATCGTCGCTCGAATGAAAACGGGCCACGACTTGCTCCTCGGTTGGGTCGacaccacccccgcggagctgaacgacgccggggacgtcgccaccgtgaacaccccggcggcgttcgagtGCGACCTGCACCGGGGCGAGAGCGATTACGAGGCTGCGCGGCTGAACGaagccgtcggcgagcggcCGCCCACTCTGTTGGTGACGCGGTGGAAACTGCGTCCGGGTGCTAACCCGAGAGCgctgcgcgcgcggatcgaccgcgccgtcaagacggcgccgccgcagaaGCCGCAGAAGCCAGAGCCGGGGGGCGGGGccggggacgaaaagtcggcacccggggaggTTGGGCGGGTGACGGTGCCGAAGGGCGCCAACCCGCTCGCGGATTTCGGCTTTGGACCCGCGGTGCCGAAAAAAGCGGAGGAGAAGAGGGCCaagccggcgcccgcgccggcgccggccgtCGAGGACTCGGAATCGGACGATACCGACGGTTCCGGTCCGGGCGGTTCCGACgagtcgtcttcgtcgtcgtcggacgacgagaacAGAGACGAGGCCGccaacgtcgtcgacgaaccAAACGCGAAGACCAAAACCAAAATCGCCAAAACCAAAATCGCCAAAACCAAAATCGCCAAAACCAAAacggcgcggccggcgtcgtcgtccgcggctatgccgtccgcgtcgaagaagaagacgAATTCGACGGCGCTGAGCGGTAAGCCTcgacccgcgacggcgacggcgacggtgtccggcctgcgcgccgcgcccccgaagCCGAAGCTCCCGGACGAGGCCAAAGGGTTTCAAAGGACGAAGCCGACGCAgagtcggcgtcgcgagtcggagtcggcggatgcgctcgagtcggcgccggcggtgacgccgatGCAGGCGCTCCTGAACCGAACCCTCGGGGTCGTCGTCCcttccggcggcgacggggacggcaagaagggcgtcgtgtcgggcggcggcgagaagggcgccgcgagggtgttCCAGGCGGTCAAAGGCGTGGTGTTTCTGCGGAATAAAACGCCaatcgaggaggaggaagcggaGGACGAGATGGATGAATTTTTCGACAGGAGTCGCGTCACGGTTCGCTCGACGAGgtccaaggctgcggcggcgatcgccgcggcgggcgagacgggcggtgacgcgtcgccgcgcgatgtGGAGAATCGTCAGGGAGCGCCCGCCCGGCCCGGGACGCCTCCCGAGGATCCGCGCGATTACGAACCCAACCCCGaactcatcgccgccgccgacgccgcggtgcgcgacgcgatggccgagCGGCTGGGAGGTCTTCCCAAGGCGGAGCTCGTGGAGACGGCGATGCGCGTTCGCAAGGAGCTGCTCTCGAAGTGCAGAGGGGAGctgcgcgcgctggagctgAGGCGCAAgagggaggagcgcgcggcggtgggtgcGATGGGAGGTAGGTAATAGAAGCTAGAGCGCGAAGGTAGCACTAATAACAACGACAAACTGGCCGCTTTGCGGTCGGTTGCCGGCGTTGCCAAATAAGGGCCTTCAATTCCGCGGGGCCTCGTCATAGCCTCGGGAGCGCGGCCCGTCGACGCACGACGCCATGCCGACCTACttcgagaagctcgccgcggccaagcaggccatcgcggcgaagtCCAAGGAGTCCtacgcgccgcccccgcgtctcCACGTCGACGAGAACACCGGTCTCAACCGCCAGGGGCTCGATTACGTGGATCCGATAAACAAAACCAAGGGCTCCGTGGCGCTGCCCCCGTTCGCCAAGCCCGtggtcgagcgcgacgaggccacCGGGGAGTACTACGTCTCCGAGGACCGCGCTTACGATTCCACCgcgacgcaggcggcgcccgagctcgccacCAGGTTCCACCTCGAGCGCTTCCCAATCGACGAGCAGGGCCGCGAGGGCATGGGCCCCGCCCCGTTCGCTCGCGCAaccttcgacgtcgtcgccgagcaggaCACGCAGTCGGCGCCGTACACCCACGTCGACCACGCGCAGTACAAATCCGTCGTCTACGACGAGATCATCGACCCGTACCACTCGGAGAAGTCGCCGTTCAGGATAGAATCGCCGATGGCGCACGGACTGGAGAAGGACCCGTCCGCTCCTAAAGCCTTCGGCGCGTACACGTGGACGagcctggacgccgcgcatCCCGGCACCAACACCATGCgattcgacgtcgaccccaGCGGAGGTCCGCCAAAGATGGTCCTGCACCCCGGCCTGAAGCAGTGGTTCGGACGAATCTCCCACCTCAGGccgaggggcgcgtcggATCGAATGATGCTGGCGAAGCTGcagggcggcgccatcgcgcacCTCATCCGGGAGCTCGAGTCGCCGGGAAGCGGGCAGGCGATgaaggcggcgatcgacggcgagctcgccagGTACatcaaggaggcggcggagggcgcgcaGAGGGAATCGGACCTTCGCGACAGGGTCGCGCAGCTGGAGGAGGAGTTGGCGAATGAGGTCGCGTTCAGAAAAGGGGTGGAGAAGGAACGAGAGGAGCAACGAGCGCTGTTCGAGGGCAAGAGCAAGGAGCTGCAGGATCTTCTCGCCATCGAGGACGTGGCGCAGGTGCTCAAGgagatcgcggaggcggaggaggcggcgcggctgcaggcggaggaggaggaacgggAGAGGTTGGAGGAGGAGCAGTGGCAGCGggaggaagccgcgaggaaggaagccgaggcggcggcggcggcggcgggcgggacggaAGACGCGGCGTGATAAAAGTAACGCCTTTGTGTAACGATCGATTCGATTTCTCTAGAGCTTCTAGAGCTTCTCGCACACCCTGAGTTTGGCGCTCCTGCTCCGCGCGTTGGCccccacctcgtcgtcgtcggcgacgacgggcttGCGCGTGACGAGCTTGACGATtttcggcggcgcctcgggcTGCGGCTCCCACGCGGACAGCGGCctgtcgctcgcgggcgcgatcccGGCGAACGTGCGAAACGCCCGCTTCACGAGCTTATCCTCGAGCGAGTGGAAGGTGATGATCGCCAGacgcccgcccggcgcgagggcgtccaccgccgccgggattGCTTCCTCCACCACCGCCAACTCCTCGTTCACCGCGATGCGAATCCCCTGgaacgttcgcgtcgccgggtgaATACCCCCGCTCCTGCCCTTCTTGACGCCCGGGATCCTGCCGAGGGCGTGCACCAGCTGTCGCGTGGTCTCGATGGGCGcgatcccccgcgcgtcgcagatCCTTCGCGCCAACAGCCGCCAGTGCTTCTCCTCGCCGTAGTCGCGAATGACGCGagcgatctcctcctcgggccaCTCGttgacgacgtccgcggcggacatctTGGCGGACGGGCCCATGCGCATGTCCAACGGACCGTCGTTCATGAACGAGAACCCCCTCTCCGGAGTGTCCAGGTGCATCGAGCTCACGCCGAGGTCCATCAgtatcgcgtcgacgccgccatcggcgagTTGGAGCTCCGCCAGTCGCTCGCGCATGTGCCGAAAGTTGGACTGCACCGTGTGGATGCGCAgctgcggcgtcggcgtcggcgtcggcggcggcgtcggcggcggcggtgcggggggggattcgccgtcgcggccggaggtggaggcgcgcgactcggtcgcggcggcctccaAACGGGGCCGGGCGATGGAgtgcgcgagcgggtcgacgtcgaagccgACGAACGTGCGAAGCTCGGGATGCGCGCGGATGATGGCGGACGCGtgaccgcccgcgcccatcgtGCCGTCCACGTAGCATCGCAAGGACCGGCCatcgaaggcgtcgaggacCTGGCGCATCAGCACGGGCACGtgcggggcgtcgccgtcgtcctcgcccgcgcgggcctcgttcgtcgccgacgaggtcgacgcgccggcgcgaagcCTCCGGGCACGTCCGaggcctcgcgcggcggcggcgggtagattggggcgcggagggccgATGGCCCGAGCGCCGGTCCTCACCAGCCCCCCCGCGATGCCCAaggtcgcccccgccgcggccatcgtcgcgactcccggcgtcgtcgttcctCTCGCACGTGcagtcgcccgcgcccttgTGCCGTGTGGTCGGCACGACACGACAACCTTGTTCGAGCCGATAACTCGCGGATTACGCACGAGGGGTGCCATTATGAGAGGGGGACCGCGGCCGCTGTTCGACGACATGCGACGAGGCAGACGCCCCGTGCGGGGGAAGCTCGGCGCatcgctcgtcggcgccgcgctctgcCTCCTCTTCGGCTGGATCTACCTCTCCGGTAacgggagcgcgcgcgacgaaggtccgacgacgacgacgacgggcactCGACTCGATGGCGCCGtcccgacgcgcgtccccaccgtcgccgtcgccgatccGACCCCTGgctccttcgccggcgccgcccgcgacggggctGGGGCCCGACCCACGCGCGAACTGGACCTCTCCCGTCCGCACCAtcgcgaggctgccgcgcgcgaggcggcaaGCGACGCAATCGCGAAACACGCAGGCGACGATCGGCACGCGTTGTTCGAGAAGGGCGGCACGTTCAcgccgggcggtgacgcgctcaaggcgaaagtcgccgaggccaaggctcgGGGTGCGCCCGCTGTGAACCTGCGCCGGGGGCCCGCGAACGACATCGACCCGGCGGCCTACCCCGACGCTCGAGCACTCGCGACGCTCATGCACGATCTGGCGTTGCCGAGGGgcgaactcgtcgccgtcaccttCGCGGATAGCAAattcgcggcgctcacggtGAACTGGGCGACgcacctgcgcgacgccgcggtgccccACGTCGTGGGTGCCCTGGACAAGAACATGCTCCAGCTTTTAACTCGGCTGGGGGCACCCACGGCGGTGTACGACCTACCTTACGCCGACCTGGACGGGTCGAGTGCCCACGCGTCCAAATCGTGGAAGGCTTTCGCGCGACTGCGCATATCGCAGGTTAGCGCGCTGCTCCGAATGGGGTTCGACGTCTTGATgagcgacgtggacgtggtcTGGACCAAGGACCCTCGGCCGTTCTTGCAGTGCGGCTACGACCATCCGTGGGCGGGAAAAGACGCGGGAAAAGACGCGGGGATAGGATTAGGCGCGGCTGGAGAAACGGGGGCCCACGCGTTGGAGAAATgggagagggacgcggtggagatggagggcggcgagtccCCCGACGAGCAGGCCATGTTCCTGAGGAAGCACGGCCGGGGCGTGGACGACTGCATGggcgtgagcgccgcggacgtcatgGTATCCAGCGATAACCTTTCGCCGCTGTCGGACAGAAACGAaggcgccgcgtacgccagGGGCGGGATATTCAACACCGGCGTCGTGTTCCTCAAGCACACTAAAAACGCCAAGGCTTTCGCGGAGGCTTGGAACGATAACCTGAACCAGGACCAAGGCAGATTCGCGCCCCTGACGTCCGATCAGCAGGTGTTCAACGCGATggtccgtcgcgagggtcACTGGCCGGGTCTCGATTTAAAGGCGCTTCCCGACGGGTTTCCCGTCACGAGGGTGCTCGTCGGAAACGGTCTACCGAACGGCGAGGCGTTCAACTTGGGGGTTTTGCCGGTGGCGCTGTTCCAGCCCGGCCACGTGGCATTTCTGCAGAGGGTAAAAGAGGTTTTGCCCAACTTTAACGGCCCGTACGGCGTCCACGCCACGTACACGTTCGACGgctccacgtcgtcggcgaagagGCTTCGTTTCGCCGAGGCGGGTTTGTGggatcccgcggcggacgacgcgcaaGTGGGCCTggggggcgtcgaggcggacgacgcgacgtttCACGCGGGGGGCGTGCCGCGAGTCTTGACCTGGGACCCCGCCGTGGCGACGAGAGGCATAGACGAGTCGGTTCCAAGCATAGGGTCGCACCTGGAAGCCGGAGGGAGgcagctcgagctcctgcgcgacgcgattGCGATGGCGCAGCTCACCAACCGCACGCTCGCGGTTCCTCGGTTCACGTGTTTCTGCGACAAGGTGTGGGGCGGGCACGACAACATCTTCAACTTCAACTGCCACTACCCGGGCAGCAAGGACAGCGGCCACATCCCGGGCCCGTGCCCGATGGACCATTTCGTGTCTCCCGCCAAGCTGCGCGAGAGCGGAGTGgccttcgtcgccctcgaggagctgaGGAGGGCGCCGTACGAATTCGCCGGCGATGACTTTGGCGCGGTGCGCGTGGAGTTTAAgaaggacgcgggcggcggcgggggcgggtcggTCGCaaacgacgcgtccggcgcgacgcttcCCGTCGGCGCAGATTCCGCCgtggtcgtcgacgccctcggtaAACTGCGCGACGTTCCTCTGCTGAAACTCACCGGCGAGATGCCGCGGTTCGCGGGATTCACCACgcaacgcgcggcgagggagttCAACGCTCGCGTCACGAACGTCGCGATGAAGTCGGCGCCGGAGTGGTGCAGCGAGTGCCACCCGCAGGGATGCCGCGAGCTCATCCCGGCGGATGTCGTGACGAGCGGCAGGCTGAAGCCGGTGCGCAACGTGCACGATCAGTTTTGCGCCGATTTTAAGCAGCCGGAGCCGCTTCGAACGGTGGGTAAGGAGTCGTTCCTGGCGATGGCGGGAGCCTTGGTGGACTCCGCCACGAtgaccgaggacgacggtCTTTGAacacggagacggcggcgacgatgtaTCATGGTAGATTGAACTCGGCCGTCTCTCCGTCTATTTTTTATTCACGTCTCGAACACCGTCATCGCACGCTGCACGCGACGTActggcgcgtcgtcgattcAACCAACTCAATCCATCGTCGATCGACGCGCCCCGACCCGAAACTCGTCAGCATGCGTCGGCATGCGTCAATCGTCCTTGGCTCCtccccgctcccgctcctccaccgcgcgcttgACCCTTCGGTCGACGTCGCTCCGCAGACCCGGCCGGTATCCGCACGCGAACATCACCTCCATCCACACGAACAGCGGCGCGAGCACCAGGCTCTGCGCCAAACTGTCCAGCAGCGCGGGCCGCCTCTTCTCGAACACGGCATGCCCCGGGTGGATCTGCGCGTACCACGCGAGCAGATGCAACGCCAGCGCCCATCGCCACGCCGCGTCCCACCCCACCGCGCTCTCGAACCACGACGCGCTCAGCCACATCGGCAGGCCGCACATCACGAACCATGAGGTTCCCGCGATTGGCTCCAGGGCGACGTAGTACGCGGAGtacgcgatgagcgcgagcgcgccgaggttcgggaccgcggcggacgcgaggaaTCGCGGCACCCCGATGGCTctgaacgcgcccgcgagcgacacACCCTCCGC from the Micromonas commoda chromosome 8, complete sequence genome contains:
- a CDS encoding predicted protein; the protein is MVLGLNFDLLDQLSFYGAYHRHPVNKAIHLVFVPCIIWSALVWMAGYVPEAAEGVSLAGAFRAIGVPRFLASAAVPNLGALALIAYSAYYVALEPIAGTSWFVMCGLPMWLSASWFESAVGWDAAWRWALALHLLAWYAQIHPGHAVFEKRRPALLDSLAQSLVLAPLFVWMEVMFACGYRPGLRSDVDRRVKRAVEERERGGAKDD
- a CDS encoding glycosyltransferase family 77 protein (distantly related to glycosyltransferases), which produces MRGGPRPLFDDMRRGRRPVRGKLGASLVGAALCLLFGWIYLSGNGSARDEGPTTTTTGTRLDGAVPTRVPTVAVADPTPGSFAGAARDGAGARPTRELDLSRPHHREAAAREAASDAIAKHAGDDRHALFEKGGTFTPGGDALKAKVAEAKARGAPAVNLRRGPANDIDPAAYPDARALATLMHDLALPRGELVAVTFADSKFAALTVNWATHLRDAAVPHVVGALDKNMLQLLTRLGAPTAVYDLPYADLDGSSAHASKSWKAFARLRISQVSALLRMGFDVLMSDVDVVWTKDPRPFLQCGYDHPWAGKDAGKDAGIGLGAAGETGAHALEKWERDAVEMEGGESPDEQAMFLRKHGRGVDDCMGVSAADVMVSSDNLSPLSDRNEGAAYARGGIFNTGVVFLKHTKNAKAFAEAWNDNLNQDQGRFAPLTSDQQVFNAMVRREGHWPGLDLKALPDGFPVTRVLVGNGLPNGEAFNLGVLPVALFQPGHVAFLQRVKEVLPNFNGPYGVHATYTFDGSTSSAKRLRFAEAGLWDPAADDAQVGLGGVEADDATFHAGGVPRVLTWDPAVATRGIDESVPSIGSHLEAGGRQLELLRDAIAMAQLTNRTLAVPRFTCFCDKVWGGHDNIFNFNCHYPGSKDSGHIPGPCPMDHFVSPAKLRESGVAFVALEELRRAPYEFAGDDFGAVRVEFKKDAGGGGGGSVANDASGATLPVGADSAVVVDALGKLRDVPLLKLTGEMPRFAGFTTQRAAREFNARVTNVAMKSAPEWCSECHPQGCRELIPADVVTSGRLKPVRNVHDQFCADFKQPEPLRTVGKESFLAMAGALVDSATMTEDDGL